In a genomic window of Candidatus Leptovillus gracilis:
- a CDS encoding heme ABC transporter ATP-binding protein: MLEIKNLSAAYGSRIILQDISLNIAPGQILAVIGPNGAGKSTLVRAVSGVLPAQKGQVSIGGRPLHSLTANQRARCLAVVPQARQLPGAFTVYETILLGRTAYLGWLGKTGSQDHEQAQWALQRTRLTDLAARKVGELSGGEQQRVLLARALAQAAPVLLLDEPTTHLDLQHQSGLLNLLRELALEQKLAVLIVLHDLNLASLYADRVALLVDGRIQAIGSPADVLTSSSLTAVFQVPIEVIPHPAYGTPLVLPDGVANLPSLRPTPPTAAVSQAPTAHWQPLA, encoded by the coding sequence TTAGAAATTAAGAACCTGTCAGCAGCCTATGGCAGCCGTATTATCCTACAAGACATATCGCTCAACATCGCGCCGGGGCAAATTCTGGCGGTGATTGGGCCGAATGGGGCGGGCAAATCTACGCTGGTGCGGGCGGTGAGCGGCGTACTGCCGGCGCAAAAGGGGCAGGTGTCTATTGGCGGACGGCCGTTACACAGCCTCACCGCCAACCAACGCGCCCGCTGTCTGGCCGTCGTGCCCCAGGCGCGCCAACTGCCCGGCGCGTTCACCGTCTACGAAACCATTCTACTGGGGCGCACCGCTTACCTGGGCTGGTTGGGCAAAACCGGCAGCCAGGACCACGAACAGGCCCAGTGGGCCTTGCAGCGCACCCGCCTTACTGATCTGGCCGCTCGCAAAGTGGGCGAACTATCCGGCGGCGAGCAGCAGCGCGTGCTGCTGGCGCGGGCGCTGGCCCAGGCCGCCCCGGTTTTGCTGCTGGACGAGCCGACGACCCATCTGGACTTGCAGCACCAATCGGGCCTGCTCAATTTGCTGCGTGAGCTGGCGCTGGAGCAAAAGCTGGCGGTGCTGATCGTCTTGCACGACCTGAACCTGGCGAGTTTGTACGCCGACCGGGTAGCGCTCTTGGTAGACGGCCGTATCCAGGCCATCGGTTCGCCCGCTGACGTGTTGACCAGCAGCAGTTTAACGGCCGTCTTCCAGGTCCCCATCGAAGTGATCCCCCATCCCGCCTATGGCACGCCGCTGGTGCTGCCAGACGGCGTCGCCAACCTGCCCAGCCTCAGGCCAACCCCGCCGACAGCGGCCGTCAGCCAGGCGCCAACCGCACACTGGCAGCCTTTGGCCTGA